In a genomic window of Oceanispirochaeta sp. M1:
- a CDS encoding long-chain fatty acid--CoA ligase, translating to MMEPTIMKQLQKIVQKFPNATAQLSKDKDGVYQPTIYTQLYKEAQYCAAGFQSIGIKRGDTVGIIADNRKEWLICDLGLLSLGANDAPRGCDINSKILAHIISIPSCETTVLENSLQLEKLLEVQADLPALKQIVMIEEADAETAAKAEKYKIINFSDLMKKGEELLAVDSDLIEKEIAQGSEEDIATIIFTSGTTGIPKGVMLSNRSYIYQATAMLDSIPVSETDTWLTILPVWHSFERIIQYVSCLNGACLAYSKPIGKTLLMDLQEVQPTLMTAVPRLWEALYAGIIRNIKAKGDKVENMFHFFVKKSVADEHFCCLLQDRYPNYTGNAGAIKKIGAAFGRIHTAPLRYAGDKILFSKVVKKMFPALRAGISGGGALQRDVDNFFAAIGVKILEGYGLTESGPVISVRKESHPVVNTVGPAFIGTQIKALDAEGKEVKTGERGVLHVKGPQVMEGYYGNQELTNSVLTKDGWLDTGDIAVISRDNEISLVGRAKDTIVLLGGENVEPVPLESKMKESPYIDNVVVIGQDRKFLSALIVPDFDTLEEYAKKYNVMYENRTLMGEAPELKELINQEIADLVSPATGFSSFERIYQFSILQNHFEVGRELSAKMELLRPTIYELYNKEMDELLNR from the coding sequence ATGATGGAACCGACAATAATGAAACAGCTGCAGAAAATTGTGCAGAAATTTCCAAATGCAACAGCACAGCTCAGTAAGGATAAGGATGGTGTTTATCAGCCGACAATCTATACTCAGTTATATAAGGAAGCTCAGTACTGTGCTGCCGGATTCCAGTCAATCGGAATTAAAAGGGGAGATACAGTAGGTATCATCGCAGATAACAGGAAAGAGTGGCTTATCTGTGATCTTGGTCTTCTTTCTCTCGGTGCCAATGATGCACCCCGGGGCTGTGACATCAATTCAAAAATACTGGCACATATCATCAGTATCCCTTCCTGTGAAACAACTGTTCTTGAAAATTCACTGCAGTTGGAAAAACTTCTTGAAGTACAGGCTGATCTTCCTGCTTTGAAACAAATTGTAATGATTGAAGAGGCCGATGCTGAAACTGCAGCTAAAGCTGAAAAATATAAGATAATCAATTTTTCAGACCTTATGAAAAAGGGTGAGGAGCTCCTTGCCGTAGATTCTGATCTGATTGAGAAAGAGATAGCACAGGGAAGTGAAGAGGATATTGCAACTATTATCTTTACCTCCGGTACCACCGGTATTCCCAAGGGTGTCATGCTGAGTAACAGAAGTTATATCTATCAGGCCACAGCAATGCTGGATTCAATTCCTGTTTCTGAAACTGATACATGGCTCACAATTCTGCCGGTTTGGCACTCTTTTGAGAGAATTATCCAGTATGTTTCATGTCTGAACGGAGCCTGTCTTGCTTATTCAAAACCAATAGGTAAAACACTCCTGATGGATCTTCAGGAGGTTCAGCCTACACTGATGACAGCAGTACCCCGACTCTGGGAAGCTCTTTATGCAGGTATCATCAGGAATATTAAAGCAAAGGGTGACAAAGTAGAGAATATGTTCCACTTCTTTGTTAAGAAATCGGTTGCAGATGAGCATTTTTGCTGTCTGCTGCAGGATCGATATCCTAATTATACCGGTAATGCCGGAGCAATTAAAAAGATTGGCGCTGCATTCGGTCGTATTCATACTGCACCTCTCCGTTATGCAGGTGATAAAATCCTTTTTTCAAAAGTTGTTAAAAAAATGTTTCCGGCCCTCAGAGCAGGTATCTCTGGAGGCGGTGCTCTGCAGAGAGATGTTGATAATTTCTTTGCAGCCATCGGGGTTAAGATCCTTGAAGGATACGGTCTGACAGAGTCAGGACCTGTTATCTCTGTAAGAAAAGAATCACATCCTGTTGTAAATACAGTTGGACCCGCTTTTATCGGAACTCAGATCAAGGCACTGGATGCAGAGGGTAAGGAAGTTAAAACAGGAGAGCGAGGTGTTCTTCATGTTAAAGGTCCGCAGGTTATGGAAGGCTATTACGGAAATCAGGAACTTACAAATTCTGTACTTACAAAAGACGGCTGGCTTGATACCGGTGATATTGCTGTAATTTCACGTGATAATGAAATCTCTCTTGTAGGACGTGCAAAAGATACTATCGTTCTGCTGGGTGGAGAAAATGTTGAGCCTGTTCCCCTTGAGTCCAAGATGAAGGAATCACCATATATTGATAATGTGGTTGTTATCGGACAGGATAGGAAATTTCTTTCTGCGCTGATTGTTCCTGACTTTGATACTCTGGAAGAGTATGCAAAGAAATATAATGTAATGTATGAGAATAGAACTCTTATGGGAGAGGCTCCTGAGCTGAAGGAACTTATAAATCAGGAAATTGCCGACCTTGTCTCTCCTGCAACCGGTTTTTCAAGTTTTGAGAGAATCTATCAGTTCTCTATTCTTCAGAATCATTTTGAAGTGGGCCGGGAGCTGTCTGCAAAGATGGAACTCCTGAGACCTACGATTTATGAATTATACAATAAAGAAATGGATGAACTGCTAAATCGTTGA
- a CDS encoding DJ-1 family glyoxalase III, with product MKSVAVILADGLEEVEAITPIDFLRRAGIDVTTVALKERLIEGSHGVHLKADVLLNDFPEEADAILIPGGMPGSAHIAADPTVIDLVKKFHDQGKLVAAICAAPSLVLGAAGILKDKRYTCYPGFEDKAGPYGIYSTDRVVCDKNVITGCGVGGAAEFSREIIAYLIGDEKADTIMRATLQAGY from the coding sequence ATGAAATCTGTAGCGGTAATTCTGGCAGATGGTCTTGAGGAAGTTGAGGCCATCACTCCCATTGATTTTTTGAGAAGAGCGGGGATAGATGTAACAACTGTAGCCCTCAAAGAGAGACTCATCGAGGGCTCTCACGGTGTCCATCTCAAGGCGGATGTTCTTCTGAATGATTTTCCAGAAGAAGCTGATGCCATTCTCATCCCCGGAGGCATGCCCGGCTCAGCCCATATTGCAGCAGATCCGACCGTAATTGATCTAGTTAAAAAATTTCATGACCAGGGTAAACTGGTTGCCGCTATCTGCGCAGCTCCTTCACTTGTATTAGGTGCTGCGGGCATACTGAAAGATAAACGATATACCTGTTATCCGGGATTTGAAGACAAAGCCGGTCCTTATGGAATATATAGCACTGACCGTGTTGTCTGTGATAAAAATGTAATAACAGGCTGCGGTGTCGGTGGTGCTGCCGAATTTTCAAGAGAGATAATTGCATATCTTATTGGAGATGAGAAAGCGGACACCATAATGAGAGCGACACTGCAGGCCGGATATTAA
- a CDS encoding TIGR00300 family protein yields MKDITIISEGHLIDSGILSDMLNLITDENLDYRIEKIDIGKIVNETSRVEIKIFGEDTESLDQILPKLTAIGAYEKGAVNAHFEISNKDAHAPEGFYSSTNHRTEVYEDNSWNKVSQQRMDAVIVKKESRYICTKIRDIKKGDAILCGSESIRVYPPAAEKKDDGFAFMTNEVSSERSYDVAVDTIAAELKHIKSKGGKTVVVCGPVVIHTGGAPALAALIREGYLQGFLGGNAVAVHDLETYYYGTSLGVDMKSGKPTHGGHNHHMRAINRINGYGSIKEAIDAGDLNDGLMYQVIKSDIPYCLAGSIRDDGPLPETVNDMIEAQAQYSEIIKDTDMILMLSSMLHSIGTGNMTPSWVKTVCIDINPAVVTKLADRGTGQAVGIVSDVGLFLIALAGRLGLDF; encoded by the coding sequence ATGAAAGACATTACAATTATCTCAGAGGGACATCTGATTGATTCAGGTATTCTTTCTGATATGCTGAACCTGATAACAGATGAAAATTTGGACTACCGGATAGAAAAAATTGACATCGGAAAAATAGTTAATGAGACATCCCGGGTCGAAATCAAAATTTTCGGAGAAGATACTGAATCACTGGATCAGATACTACCCAAGCTGACAGCTATCGGAGCCTATGAAAAGGGTGCCGTGAATGCTCATTTTGAAATTTCCAACAAGGATGCCCATGCTCCCGAGGGATTCTACTCCTCCACAAATCACCGTACTGAAGTTTATGAGGACAATTCCTGGAATAAGGTCTCTCAGCAGAGAATGGATGCTGTGATTGTTAAAAAAGAGAGTCGTTATATCTGTACAAAAATCAGGGATATCAAGAAAGGGGATGCCATACTCTGTGGAAGTGAATCTATCCGTGTTTATCCCCCTGCAGCAGAAAAGAAGGATGACGGCTTTGCCTTTATGACTAATGAGGTCTCTTCCGAGCGCAGCTATGATGTTGCCGTTGATACCATTGCTGCAGAGTTAAAGCATATAAAATCAAAGGGCGGCAAGACAGTTGTTGTCTGCGGTCCTGTTGTCATACATACAGGGGGTGCGCCGGCTCTGGCAGCCCTTATCCGAGAAGGATATCTACAGGGATTCCTCGGCGGGAATGCTGTTGCTGTTCATGACCTGGAGACCTATTATTACGGAACATCTCTGGGTGTTGACATGAAGAGCGGCAAGCCCACACATGGTGGTCATAATCACCATATGAGGGCGATCAACAGAATCAATGGCTACGGCTCAATCAAAGAGGCCATTGATGCCGGAGATCTGAATGACGGTCTTATGTATCAGGTAATCAAGTCCGATATTCCCTATTGTCTTGCTGGTTCCATTCGGGATGACGGTCCTCTTCCTGAGACTGTGAATGACATGATTGAGGCTCAGGCACAGTATTCAGAAATCATCAAGGATACGGATATGATTCTGATGCTCAGCTCAATGCTTCATTCCATCGGTACCGGCAATATGACACCTTCCTGGGTCAAGACTGTATGTATTGATATTAATCCTGCGGTTGTTACAAAGCTGGCAGACAGAGGAACAGGCCAGGCAGTGGGCATTGTAAGTGATGTGGGCCTTTTTCTTATTGCTCTTGCAGGGAGACTGGGACTGGATTTTTAA
- a CDS encoding acetate kinase, with protein sequence MVILTLNCGSSSAKFQVYDWEKKEVLGVGMVERIGESLSNIEHSPLGKPEFEEKKACPTHKEAVEWIISTILDKDAGCISDMSEIKAVGHRVVHGGEAFKKSVIVDESVLKAFEELNHLAPLHNPANILGIRGAMLALPNVPHCAIMDTAWHQTMPSLSFMYALPYDWYEKNNVRRYGFHGTSYLYTAKRAAVLMGKKASETNVIIAHIGNGASMCAVKDGKGYDTSMGMTPLEGLMMGTRSGDIDPAIVTYMMNEKGMDTKEMDATLNKKSGVLGITKEFVDRRDVQAGVDKGDIICTLAQDMEAYRIKKYIGSYYAAIGRVDAIVFTAGVGEMNPSYRAKSLMGLENMGIIIDEKKNLASISRNCETCISADNSPVKVFVIPTDEELVMTEDTFALMNGSYDVHENYTYYFQSKEYKNKARERALPGNIKKNPALKDVIVEA encoded by the coding sequence ATGGTTATTTTAACACTGAATTGCGGAAGTTCTTCCGCAAAATTTCAGGTATATGACTGGGAAAAGAAAGAAGTCCTGGGTGTAGGAATGGTCGAGAGAATCGGTGAAAGTCTCTCAAACATAGAGCACAGCCCCCTGGGAAAACCCGAATTCGAAGAGAAAAAAGCATGTCCCACACATAAAGAAGCCGTAGAGTGGATTATCAGTACCATTCTTGACAAAGATGCCGGATGTATCAGCGATATGTCTGAAATTAAAGCTGTAGGTCACAGAGTCGTTCACGGCGGAGAAGCTTTTAAAAAATCAGTGATTGTTGATGAATCAGTACTGAAGGCTTTCGAAGAGCTTAACCATCTTGCTCCCCTTCACAATCCGGCAAATATTCTTGGTATCAGAGGAGCTATGCTGGCTCTTCCCAATGTTCCTCATTGTGCAATTATGGATACAGCATGGCATCAGACCATGCCTTCCCTCTCCTTTATGTACGCCCTTCCTTATGACTGGTATGAAAAAAACAATGTCCGACGTTATGGATTTCACGGAACGTCCTACCTTTATACAGCCAAGAGAGCTGCCGTTCTCATGGGTAAAAAAGCTTCTGAAACCAATGTAATCATTGCCCATATCGGAAACGGTGCATCCATGTGTGCCGTTAAAGACGGTAAGGGATATGATACATCCATGGGTATGACTCCTCTGGAAGGTCTCATGATGGGAACAAGAAGCGGTGACATCGATCCTGCCATCGTTACCTATATGATGAACGAAAAAGGGATGGATACAAAAGAGATGGACGCCACTCTTAACAAGAAGAGCGGTGTACTGGGAATTACAAAAGAATTTGTAGACAGAAGAGATGTTCAGGCCGGAGTAGATAAAGGTGATATCATCTGTACCCTGGCTCAGGATATGGAAGCCTACAGAATCAAGAAATACATAGGTTCCTACTATGCAGCCATCGGCCGTGTTGATGCAATTGTGTTCACAGCCGGTGTGGGAGAGATGAACCCCAGCTACAGAGCGAAATCTCTCATGGGCCTTGAAAACATGGGAATCATAATTGATGAGAAAAAGAACCTTGCGTCTATTTCCAGAAACTGTGAAACCTGTATTTCAGCAGATAATTCTCCTGTAAAGGTTTTTGTAATTCCCACAGATGAAGAACTTGTCATGACTGAAGACACTTTTGCACTCATGAACGGAAGCTACGATGTACATGAAAACTATACATACTACTTCCAGAGCAAAGAGTATAAGAACAAGGCAAGAGAAAGAGCTCTTCCCGGTAATATCAAAAAGAATCCTGCACTGAAAGATGTTATTGTCGAAGCATAA
- a CDS encoding alpha/beta fold hydrolase: protein MTEEYPELTEAEAFTFKGEGNETIHALKWLPPKNDTKALIIINHGMAEHIERYSRFASYLVSKGFAVYGEDHRGHGLTAGSEENTGYFADEQGWIKVIGDIRSLYLLASKEQKSVPVFFFGHSMGSFLTRHYLSLYGSELAGAVLSGTGSHPSALLTIAGTMAKIESSLKGRKHRSKMLDTMSFGAYNKPFAQENQTGFEWLSRDSKEVQKYVEDPYCGFISKSGMYADLFKGLQIINHPDCFKATDSKLPLLLYSGKSDPVGGEQGKGVKTVADSYRKAGVEDLTLILKDDLRHECLNELDRDKVFEEIYDWLAARITGP from the coding sequence GTGACAGAAGAATATCCCGAATTGACAGAAGCAGAAGCCTTCACATTTAAGGGTGAAGGAAATGAAACAATCCATGCCCTGAAGTGGCTACCACCCAAAAACGACACAAAAGCTCTTATCATCATAAACCATGGTATGGCTGAGCATATTGAACGTTACTCACGTTTTGCATCCTATCTGGTTTCAAAGGGTTTTGCTGTATACGGTGAAGATCATAGAGGTCATGGCTTAACTGCGGGCAGTGAAGAGAATACCGGATATTTTGCTGATGAACAGGGCTGGATAAAAGTAATTGGAGATATACGTTCTCTCTACCTTTTGGCCTCAAAAGAACAGAAAAGCGTTCCTGTATTCTTTTTCGGTCACTCCATGGGTTCTTTCCTGACACGCCACTATCTGAGCCTCTATGGTTCTGAACTGGCTGGAGCAGTTCTTTCAGGAACAGGTTCGCATCCTTCAGCATTGCTGACAATTGCCGGTACTATGGCAAAAATAGAATCATCTCTGAAGGGACGGAAACATAGAAGCAAAATGCTTGATACAATGAGCTTTGGTGCCTATAACAAACCTTTTGCTCAGGAAAACCAGACCGGTTTTGAATGGCTGTCAAGGGATAGTAAAGAAGTTCAGAAGTATGTTGAAGATCCATATTGCGGTTTTATCAGTAAAAGCGGCATGTATGCAGATCTGTTTAAAGGTCTTCAGATTATTAATCACCCCGACTGTTTTAAAGCAACAGATTCGAAGCTTCCCCTTCTTTTGTATTCAGGGAAATCTGATCCCGTGGGCGGAGAGCAGGGAAAAGGCGTGAAAACTGTTGCTGATTCCTACAGAAAGGCCGGTGTTGAAGATCTGACACTGATACTTAAAGATGATTTAAGACACGAATGCCTGAACGAGTTGGACCGGGATAAGGTCTTTGAAGAAATATATGATTGGTTGGCGGCCCGGATAACGGGCCCATAA
- a CDS encoding glycoside hydrolase family 18 protein: MKYLKGLILTLILFTAVSAVASDNSSITDSPRMKAYLPSYRMHQFFNHDLNENTAWYSMHPYAQSPDASYTRGLPPSYDYSRGEKILTHYDEILYFSMDMEGFPNELLNSSQEGDLRYLQRILKNSDTKLSLCISGSSSEFIPVLRDEIKKDYLYKELKRMIKDYSISGLDLDWEFPRNELEKEFYLEFLKELRTLCDEQETKLTIAVSRFRSLIPETYSLPDEIHLMSYDFYGRHSTAESTREALEYMAARYDIPYEKLLMGIPFYGRIFDGYSPDYWKKAQSYREIVFQNEVLPQDDEADGYYFNGMDTVRKKAEMGVNLGINGFFVWEIGQDSFGRDSLTAVLNKTLRPE, translated from the coding sequence ATGAAGTATCTCAAGGGCCTTATTCTTACACTTATACTGTTTACTGCTGTATCTGCGGTTGCATCTGATAATTCTTCCATAACTGACAGCCCCAGAATGAAGGCCTATCTGCCCTCCTATAGGATGCATCAGTTTTTTAATCATGATCTTAATGAAAATACAGCCTGGTACAGCATGCATCCCTATGCACAGAGTCCGGATGCCTCCTATACACGGGGCCTCCCCCCTTCTTATGATTATTCAAGAGGTGAAAAGATTCTGACCCATTATGATGAGATCCTCTATTTCTCCATGGATATGGAGGGATTTCCAAATGAACTTCTAAATAGCAGTCAGGAAGGCGATCTTCGTTACCTGCAGCGCATTCTCAAGAATTCAGATACTAAGCTGTCTCTGTGTATCAGCGGATCTTCCAGTGAATTTATCCCTGTCCTGCGGGATGAAATCAAAAAGGATTATCTCTACAAAGAACTGAAGAGAATGATTAAGGATTATTCTATTTCCGGCCTGGACCTGGACTGGGAGTTCCCGAGAAATGAACTTGAAAAGGAATTCTATCTTGAATTTCTAAAAGAGCTGAGGACACTATGTGATGAACAGGAAACCAAACTGACTATTGCTGTCAGCCGCTTCCGTTCTCTTATCCCCGAAACCTACAGCCTGCCTGATGAAATTCATCTGATGAGCTATGATTTTTATGGTCGCCACAGTACGGCAGAAAGTACTCGGGAAGCCCTGGAGTATATGGCGGCCCGCTACGACATTCCCTATGAAAAATTGCTGATGGGGATTCCTTTTTACGGCAGAATTTTTGACGGCTACTCGCCTGATTACTGGAAAAAAGCACAATCCTACAGAGAGATAGTCTTTCAGAATGAAGTACTGCCCCAGGATGATGAAGCTGACGGCTACTACTTCAACGGGATGGACACTGTAAGGAAAAAGGCTGAAATGGGTGTAAACCTCGGAATCAACGGTTTTTTTGTATGGGAGATCGGCCAGGATTCATTCGGCAGAGATTCTCTTACTGCCGTACTGAACAAAACCCTGCGTCCTGAATAA
- a CDS encoding arsenate reductase family protein, translating to MNIQIIGIKKCQSTRKAERFFKERGFKFQKLDLAEKGISPGELRNILARVSVDDLIDSGSKLYKQKFAYMDFDPMEEIPAHPELIRTPVIRCDGKVSIGYDPETWKKWIEG from the coding sequence TTGAATATTCAGATTATCGGCATTAAAAAATGTCAGAGCACCAGGAAAGCCGAACGTTTTTTTAAAGAGAGGGGTTTTAAGTTTCAGAAACTGGATCTTGCTGAAAAAGGCATCAGCCCGGGTGAGCTTAGAAATATACTTGCCAGGGTTTCCGTAGATGATCTGATTGACAGTGGATCAAAGCTGTACAAACAGAAATTTGCCTATATGGATTTTGATCCTATGGAGGAGATTCCTGCCCACCCTGAACTGATCAGGACTCCTGTTATCCGTTGTGACGGAAAAGTCAGCATCGGTTATGATCCGGAAACATGGAAGAAATGGATTGAAGGCTGA
- a CDS encoding MBL fold metallo-hydrolase: MKADKTRFAILGSGSAANGFIFEHNGFSILIDNGYTLTEFRRRMKQLDFEESGISFIFLTHHHSDHFKGVEALSHALNVPVVTHGGMPLEKHCKKQGLQRLDILPGKDYSFKGLEFRCFETSHDAHSSIGFHFSLGGQVFTLITDTGVISQEMADLAAKSDYLFLESNYSPEMLHNGPYPEFLKKRILSNKGHLSNLDAAVFMSKLSDADNPRLKKIFLCHLSEKNNTVEKVKEEVGRIYSGSIPYGICQRNDCLSQDKLIRSA; the protein is encoded by the coding sequence TTGAAGGCTGATAAAACCAGATTTGCCATATTGGGCAGCGGATCTGCTGCCAACGGCTTTATCTTTGAACATAATGGATTTTCAATTCTTATCGATAATGGATATACCCTTACAGAATTCCGCAGGCGTATGAAGCAGCTGGATTTTGAGGAGTCGGGAATATCTTTTATATTTCTGACTCATCACCACAGTGACCATTTTAAGGGTGTTGAGGCCCTGTCACATGCCTTGAATGTTCCGGTTGTCACCCATGGGGGTATGCCCCTTGAAAAACATTGTAAAAAACAGGGACTTCAGCGGCTTGATATCCTTCCGGGTAAAGATTATTCCTTTAAAGGTCTTGAATTCCGCTGTTTTGAAACCTCCCATGATGCTCACAGTTCCATCGGGTTTCATTTTTCATTGGGTGGTCAGGTATTCACTCTCATTACAGATACGGGTGTCATCTCTCAGGAGATGGCTGATCTGGCAGCGAAGTCAGATTACCTCTTTCTTGAATCCAACTATTCTCCGGAGATGCTGCATAACGGTCCCTATCCTGAATTCCTTAAAAAAAGGATACTTTCGAATAAAGGACATCTCTCAAATCTGGATGCCGCTGTTTTTATGTCTAAACTGTCAGATGCTGATAATCCAAGACTGAAAAAAATATTTCTCTGTCATTTATCAGAAAAAAATAATACTGTTGAAAAAGTAAAAGAAGAAGTCGGGCGCATCTACAGTGGTTCCATTCCCTATGGGATCTGTCAGAGGAATGACTGTCTGAGTCAGGATAAGCTGATTCGGAGTGCCTAG